In one window of Protaetiibacter larvae DNA:
- a CDS encoding fluoride efflux transporter FluC, which translates to MPALPEPELPLDPDLEVDTTPAGTPRPVHLRPAFLGIVFVGGVFGTAAREGLMLVVPTVAGIPWAIFLANLLGAFLLGVLLEALARRGGDHGVRRTLRLLLGTGFMGGFTTYSALATDAALLFGEQSPGTGIAYGLGTVVFGVAATTFGITVGSFVRRRHAGVAL; encoded by the coding sequence ATGCCCGCCCTGCCCGAGCCCGAGCTGCCGCTCGACCCCGACCTCGAGGTCGACACCACCCCCGCGGGCACCCCGCGCCCCGTGCACCTGCGTCCCGCGTTCCTCGGGATCGTGTTCGTGGGCGGCGTGTTCGGCACGGCCGCGCGTGAGGGGCTCATGCTCGTGGTGCCGACGGTTGCAGGCATCCCGTGGGCGATCTTCCTTGCGAACCTGCTGGGCGCGTTCCTGCTGGGCGTGCTGCTGGAGGCGCTCGCCCGTCGCGGTGGCGACCACGGCGTCCGGCGCACGCTGCGGCTGCTGCTCGGCACCGGGTTCATGGGCGGCTTCACCACCTACAGTGCTCTCGCGACGGATGCCGCGCTGCTGTTCGGCGAGCAGTCGCCCGGCACCGGCATCGCGTACGGACTGGGCACGGTGGTGTTCGGCGTGGCGGCGACCACCTTCGGCATCACGGTGGGCTCCTTCGTGCGGCGCCGCCACGCGGGGGTGGCGCTGTGA
- a CDS encoding nuclease-related domain-containing protein has product MAQDPNAGTAGGSAQREYERRRAKDEARIRDTWGQGRIGSIAVALTPERQSTTAWRGGANGEKEVGAALDYLAGESIKVLHDRRIPRSKANIDHIAITPQGVWVVDAKRYKNQRPALRVDGGIFRPRTELLVVGGRDKTSLIESMYKQVERVRDVVGEVPVRGVLCFVDADWPLFGGDFVIRGVEVLWPRLLQKRVGAAGDTVCDVAETAATIAGVFGPALR; this is encoded by the coding sequence GTGGCACAAGACCCGAACGCGGGCACCGCGGGTGGATCGGCGCAGCGCGAATACGAGCGGCGGCGTGCGAAGGATGAGGCCCGCATCCGCGACACCTGGGGCCAGGGGCGCATCGGGAGCATCGCCGTCGCGCTCACGCCGGAGCGTCAGAGCACGACGGCGTGGCGGGGCGGCGCAAACGGGGAGAAGGAGGTGGGTGCCGCCCTCGACTATCTCGCCGGCGAGAGCATCAAGGTGCTCCACGACCGCCGCATCCCGCGTAGCAAGGCGAACATCGACCACATCGCGATCACACCGCAGGGGGTGTGGGTGGTCGACGCGAAGCGCTACAAGAACCAGCGCCCCGCGCTGCGCGTCGACGGCGGCATCTTCCGTCCGCGCACCGAGCTGCTGGTCGTCGGCGGGCGCGACAAGACGTCGCTCATCGAGAGCATGTATAAGCAGGTCGAACGGGTTCGGGATGTCGTGGGCGAGGTGCCGGTGCGCGGCGTGCTGTGCTTCGTGGATGCGGACTGGCCGTTGTTCGGTGGCGATTTCGTGATCCGCGGCGTCGAGGTGCTGTGGCCTCGCCTGCTGCAGAAGCGAGTGGGGGCCGCGGGGGATACCGTGTGCGACGTCGCGGAGACCGCTGCGACGATCGCGGGCGTGTTCGGGCCGGCGCTGAGGTAG
- a CDS encoding nucleotide pyrophosphohydrolase, whose protein sequence is MTAEHTRDALRTFVAERDWAQFHSPENLAKSISIEAGELLECFQWSADADPERVKDELADVLTYCLLLADKLGEDPDELVLRKLEKTRAKYPVEKAKGRSTKYDAL, encoded by the coding sequence GTGACCGCCGAGCACACCCGCGACGCCCTCCGCACCTTCGTCGCCGAGCGCGACTGGGCGCAGTTCCACTCCCCCGAGAACCTCGCGAAGAGCATCTCGATCGAGGCGGGCGAGCTGCTCGAGTGCTTCCAATGGAGCGCTGACGCCGATCCGGAGCGGGTCAAGGACGAGCTCGCCGACGTGCTCACCTACTGCCTGCTGCTGGCCGACAAGCTGGGTGAGGATCCCGATGAGCTCGTGCTGCGCAAGCTCGAGAAGACCCGCGCCAAGTATCCCGTCGAGAAGGCGAAAGGCCGGAGCACGAAGTATGACGCCCTCTAG
- the crcB gene encoding fluoride efflux transporter CrcB, whose translation MTPLVFAVVALAGGVGAVARFALDGFISSRFAGSLPLGTIAINLSGSLVLGLLAGFGAGALPHEWMLVLGTGFVGGYTTFSTASFQTVHLLQERKWIAALLNGLIQLVAATALAAFGVWLGALLV comes from the coding sequence GTGACGCCGCTCGTGTTCGCGGTGGTCGCGCTCGCCGGCGGGGTGGGCGCGGTGGCGCGGTTCGCGCTCGACGGTTTCATCAGTTCGCGGTTCGCCGGGAGTCTGCCGCTCGGCACGATCGCCATCAACCTGAGCGGATCGCTCGTGCTGGGTCTGCTCGCCGGGTTCGGTGCGGGTGCGCTGCCGCACGAGTGGATGCTCGTGCTGGGCACGGGGTTCGTGGGCGGCTACACGACGTTCTCGACGGCGAGCTTCCAGACCGTGCACCTGCTGCAGGAGCGCAAGTGGATCGCGGCCCTGCTCAACGGTCTCATCCAGTTGGTGGCGGCGACGGCGCTCGCGGCGTTCGGCGTCTGGCTCGGCGCGCTTCTGGTCTGA
- a CDS encoding type II toxin-antitoxin system Phd/YefM family antitoxin, translating to MEQIGIRALKQNASAVVARVAAGESLVITDRGRAVAQLVPLPATPIERMLADGTASAPARDIRTLSAPAAGPDLSASLREQRDEERY from the coding sequence ATGGAGCAGATCGGCATCCGAGCGCTCAAGCAGAACGCATCGGCGGTGGTCGCACGAGTCGCCGCCGGGGAGTCGCTCGTGATCACGGATCGCGGCCGGGCCGTCGCGCAGCTCGTACCGCTGCCCGCCACCCCGATCGAGCGGATGCTCGCCGACGGCACAGCATCCGCTCCCGCGCGCGACATCCGCACGCTGTCGGCGCCCGCAGCGGGGCCCGACCTCAGCGCGAGCCTCCGCGAGCAGCGCGACGAGGAACGGTACTGA
- a CDS encoding DNA/RNA helicase domain-containing protein, producing MTPSSLERFAFTARAAREWGRRDPRHANWPVVYVIDGAGGARGRVYVGETVNAASRMKQHLGATTKQGLASVRVVLDDTFNKSVCLDLESHLIRWFAGDGRYLVLNGNEGIVDAAYYDREVYRESFRDVFEQLRAEGLFERSIPEIENSELFKYSPFKSLSPDQAIAVEDILDGLFEDLAATGTASTSVIQGRPGTGKTIMAIFLMKLLADIRDYRDDDGIERDSRFAEYFVPEHRELLQGFRMGLVVPQQSLRQTIQRVFRKTPKLSPSMVLTPFQVGKAAERFDLLLVDETHRLNQRANQASGVLNKDFRDINVKLFGADDATRTQLDWITAQSDHRILLLDADQSVRPADLSAEATARITDAARSAHRLYPLRSQLRVRAGEDYVEFVRSVLRGEAAAPIELGDYDLRFFDDLGAMEDAIRERDAEHGLARLVAGFAWDWRSKKHPDTHDIELDGRRLRWNSTAKDWINSPGSLDEVGSIHTVQGYDLNYAGVIIGPDLRWDAAAGRIVASRDDYRDVKGKENNKTLGKVYSDDDLLRYIVNVYTVLLTRGIRGTYVYVVDAGLRERLRGFFTA from the coding sequence ATGACGCCCTCTAGCCTCGAACGGTTCGCGTTCACCGCGCGAGCGGCGCGAGAGTGGGGCCGCCGAGACCCGCGCCACGCGAACTGGCCCGTCGTCTACGTGATCGACGGCGCCGGCGGCGCGCGCGGCCGGGTCTACGTCGGCGAGACCGTCAACGCCGCCAGCCGGATGAAGCAGCACCTCGGCGCGACCACCAAGCAGGGTCTCGCATCCGTGCGCGTCGTGCTCGACGACACCTTCAACAAGTCGGTGTGCCTCGACCTCGAGTCGCACCTCATCCGCTGGTTCGCCGGCGACGGGCGCTATCTCGTGCTCAACGGCAACGAGGGCATCGTGGACGCCGCCTACTACGACCGCGAGGTGTACCGGGAGTCGTTCCGCGACGTCTTCGAGCAGCTGCGCGCCGAGGGGCTGTTCGAGCGCAGCATCCCCGAGATCGAGAACAGCGAGCTGTTCAAGTACTCGCCCTTCAAGTCGCTCAGCCCGGACCAGGCGATCGCCGTCGAAGACATCCTCGACGGGCTGTTCGAGGATCTCGCCGCCACCGGCACCGCGAGCACGAGCGTCATCCAGGGTCGCCCCGGCACGGGCAAGACGATCATGGCGATCTTCCTCATGAAGCTGCTCGCCGACATCCGCGACTACCGCGACGACGACGGCATCGAGCGCGACTCGCGCTTCGCCGAATACTTCGTGCCCGAGCATCGCGAGCTGCTGCAGGGCTTTCGGATGGGGCTCGTCGTGCCGCAGCAGTCGTTGCGGCAGACCATCCAGCGGGTGTTCCGCAAGACGCCGAAGCTGTCGCCGTCGATGGTGCTCACCCCGTTCCAGGTGGGCAAAGCCGCCGAGCGCTTCGACCTGCTGCTCGTCGACGAGACGCACCGGCTCAACCAGCGGGCGAACCAGGCGTCCGGGGTGCTCAACAAGGACTTCCGCGACATCAACGTGAAGCTGTTCGGCGCCGACGACGCCACCCGCACCCAGCTCGACTGGATCACCGCGCAGAGCGACCACCGCATCCTGCTGCTCGACGCGGACCAGAGCGTGCGGCCGGCGGACCTGTCGGCGGAGGCCACGGCGCGCATCACGGATGCGGCGCGCTCCGCGCACCGGCTGTATCCGCTGAGGTCGCAGCTGCGGGTGCGCGCCGGCGAGGACTACGTGGAGTTCGTGCGGTCGGTGCTGCGTGGCGAGGCCGCCGCTCCCATCGAGCTCGGCGACTACGACCTCCGCTTCTTCGACGACCTCGGGGCGATGGAGGATGCGATCCGCGAGCGCGACGCCGAGCACGGGCTCGCGCGGCTGGTGGCCGGCTTCGCCTGGGACTGGCGCTCGAAGAAGCATCCGGACACCCACGACATCGAGCTCGACGGCCGACGCCTGCGCTGGAACAGCACCGCGAAGGACTGGATCAACTCCCCCGGCTCGCTCGACGAGGTCGGCTCGATCCACACCGTGCAGGGCTACGACCTCAACTACGCGGGCGTCATCATCGGACCCGACCTCCGGTGGGATGCCGCGGCGGGCCGCATCGTCGCGTCGCGGGACGACTACCGCGACGTGAAGGGCAAGGAGAACAACAAGACGCTCGGCAAGGTCTACAGCGACGACGACCTGCTGCGGTACATCGTCAACGTGTACACGGTGCTGCTGACCCGCGGCATCCGCGGCACGTACGTGTACGTCGTGGATGCGGGGCTCCGGGAGCGGTTGCGGGGGTTCTTCACCGCCTGA
- a CDS encoding type II toxin-antitoxin system PemK/MazF family toxin yields the protein MPELSPGDLVWVAPDAAVGREQAGRRPALVVAGADYLQQVDALAIVVPLTSVDRGWPNHVPVAGGGLPSRSWAMTEQVRTVSRDRIVGHAGRADAETLLAARAWIRDFLEL from the coding sequence ATGCCTGAGCTCTCCCCCGGCGACCTCGTGTGGGTGGCCCCCGATGCCGCCGTCGGCCGTGAGCAGGCGGGGCGCCGCCCGGCGCTCGTCGTCGCCGGCGCCGACTATCTGCAGCAGGTGGACGCGCTCGCGATCGTGGTGCCCCTGACGAGCGTCGACCGCGGCTGGCCGAACCACGTGCCGGTCGCCGGCGGCGGGTTGCCGTCGAGATCGTGGGCGATGACCGAGCAGGTGCGCACGGTCTCCCGCGACCGCATCGTCGGCCACGCGGGGCGAGCGGATGCCGAGACGCTGCTCGCGGCTCGGGCGTGGATCCGCGACTTCCTGGAGCTGTAG
- a CDS encoding toxin-antitoxin system protein: MPTTIKVSTELRDRLKSQASAANLTLGEHLARLAELDDRRRRFEALGFAIRSTPPELMQSYRDESAAWDAVDA; this comes from the coding sequence ATGCCCACGACCATCAAGGTCTCCACCGAGCTCCGCGATCGCCTCAAATCGCAGGCATCCGCGGCCAACCTCACGCTCGGCGAGCACCTCGCCCGCCTCGCCGAGCTCGACGACCGCCGCCGCCGTTTCGAGGCGCTCGGGTTCGCCATCCGCAGCACGCCGCCTGAGCTGATGCAGAGCTATCGCGACGAGTCCGCGGCGTGGGATGCGGTGGATGCCTGA
- a CDS encoding nuclease-related domain-containing protein, whose translation MREAGYVIRDLADHAPGHALIVKLLTEWDAGRIRLDEESGEVVIDDDSRGWYWGVLGERAVAGILSYLGPEYTVLHSVPLGAQGADVDHLVIGPSGVFTINTKYHPGASIWTAGHGLHVNGVGKRYLHSSAGEAGRVEAKLSAAAGFAVPVLSVIAFVDASTFRQTAPNEIDGVPIEVVPAEQLLTVICGERQLNDAQVTRIAEVARKSSTWQKTLRPSAPGAHLVREFDALNEALGPSLNPDYPVRAATPTARRSQRPRTPKPAIQPGASSRVAAVILSGCLGLLFLPIALTLLGWAASAVLGALLPR comes from the coding sequence GTGCGCGAAGCGGGTTACGTCATCCGAGATCTCGCGGATCATGCACCGGGCCACGCTCTGATCGTCAAGCTGCTGACCGAGTGGGACGCGGGACGAATCCGTCTCGATGAGGAATCCGGTGAAGTCGTCATCGACGACGACTCGCGCGGCTGGTATTGGGGCGTGCTGGGCGAGCGGGCGGTCGCCGGAATCCTCAGCTACCTCGGGCCGGAATACACGGTGCTGCATTCCGTTCCCCTCGGCGCGCAGGGCGCCGACGTCGACCACCTCGTGATCGGGCCGAGTGGCGTGTTCACCATCAACACCAAGTACCACCCCGGCGCATCCATCTGGACGGCCGGGCACGGCTTGCACGTCAACGGCGTGGGGAAGCGATACCTCCACAGCTCAGCTGGCGAAGCCGGTCGGGTGGAGGCGAAGCTCTCCGCAGCTGCCGGATTCGCGGTACCGGTGCTGTCGGTGATCGCGTTCGTGGACGCTTCGACATTCCGGCAGACCGCGCCCAACGAGATCGACGGCGTGCCCATCGAGGTGGTTCCCGCAGAGCAACTGCTCACCGTCATCTGCGGCGAACGCCAGCTGAACGACGCACAGGTGACCCGAATAGCCGAGGTGGCGCGGAAATCGTCTACCTGGCAGAAGACACTTCGCCCGAGCGCTCCGGGAGCTCACCTTGTGCGCGAATTCGACGCACTAAATGAGGCGCTCGGCCCTTCGCTCAACCCTGACTACCCTGTGCGTGCGGCTACCCCCACCGCCCGTCGATCGCAGCGGCCGAGAACGCCCAAACCGGCAATACAGCCCGGCGCGAGCAGTCGCGTCGCCGCCGTGATCCTCAGCGGTTGCCTGGGCCTGCTCTTCCTGCCAATCGCGTTGACGCTTCTCGGATGGGCGGCCTCCGCCGTTCTTGGTGCGCTGCTGCCCCGCTGA
- a CDS encoding type II toxin-antitoxin system VapC family toxin: MFSYLDTSALVKLVVAEAETDALIAWVEQRHDHLATSLLARAELQRAVRRTAPDLLERAREVLGTLHLLGMPSVGYDEAARLEPAALRTLDALHLASALRLEEQLEAIISYDERLNDAARLLGITVLSPE; this comes from the coding sequence GTGTTCAGCTACCTCGACACCTCGGCGCTCGTCAAGCTGGTCGTTGCCGAAGCCGAGACGGATGCCCTCATCGCCTGGGTGGAACAGCGTCATGACCACCTCGCCACCAGCCTTCTCGCCCGCGCCGAGCTTCAACGAGCGGTCCGCCGGACGGCGCCCGACCTGCTGGAGCGCGCGCGCGAGGTTCTGGGCACTCTGCACCTGCTCGGGATGCCATCCGTCGGCTACGACGAAGCCGCCCGGCTCGAGCCTGCAGCGCTTCGCACTCTCGACGCCCTGCACCTCGCCAGCGCGCTGCGGCTGGAGGAGCAGCTCGAGGCGATCATCAGCTACGACGAGCGGCTGAACGACGCCGCACGCCTGCTCGGGATCACGGTGCTCTCGCCGGAGTAG
- a CDS encoding amidase, which yields MSFDVVEAPIARLRAALDSGETTAVELVQAYLARIAAYDGELNAVVVHNAAALSEARESDARRAAGESRGPLDGIPYTAKDSYLVRGLTAAAGSPAFAELVAQRDAFTIERLRAAGAICLGLTNMPPMANGGMQRGLYGRAESPYNRDFLAAPFLSGSSNGSGTATAASFAAFGLGEETWSSGRGPASNSGLVAYTPSRGVISTRGNWPLVPTMDVVVPHTRTVADLLEVLDVIVADDAESRGDFWRVQPWVSIPRASEVRPVSYPALLPDDRADAVLELAGRRIGVPRMFLGTDPDAGAGESLGGPLGQRIEPRDSVLALWEQARRDLEEAGATVVEVDFPVVSNYEGDRAGAPTIATRGFVSPEYLARELLDLSAWAWDDFLRANGDPAFPSLAGVDGARIFPHPEGALPDRPTGSDDDIAAYPEWVRRHPGAGFDDMPELEAGLRGLEHTRRVDLEQWMDAHRLDVVVFPAVADVGPADADVNPASADLAWRNGVWVANGNLAIRHLGIPTVTVPMGLMADIGMPVGLTFAGRAYSDTALLRFAAAFEALAPRRVPPSM from the coding sequence ATGAGCTTCGACGTGGTGGAGGCTCCGATCGCGCGCCTGCGCGCGGCCCTGGACAGCGGCGAGACCACCGCGGTCGAGCTCGTGCAGGCCTACCTCGCTCGTATCGCCGCTTACGACGGCGAGCTCAACGCCGTCGTGGTGCACAACGCTGCAGCGTTGAGCGAGGCCCGGGAGTCGGATGCGCGGCGGGCGGCGGGGGAGAGCCGCGGCCCGCTCGACGGCATCCCGTACACCGCGAAAGACAGCTACCTCGTGCGCGGCCTCACCGCCGCGGCCGGCAGCCCCGCGTTCGCGGAGCTGGTCGCGCAGCGGGACGCCTTCACGATCGAGCGGTTGCGCGCTGCCGGTGCGATCTGCCTGGGCCTCACCAACATGCCCCCGATGGCGAACGGCGGCATGCAGCGCGGTCTGTACGGGCGTGCCGAGAGCCCCTACAACCGCGACTTCCTCGCGGCGCCGTTCCTCTCGGGTTCCTCCAACGGCTCCGGCACCGCGACCGCCGCGAGCTTCGCCGCCTTCGGCCTGGGCGAGGAGACCTGGTCGAGCGGCCGCGGCCCGGCATCCAACTCGGGCCTCGTCGCCTACACGCCGTCGCGCGGGGTGATCTCCACGCGCGGCAACTGGCCGCTCGTTCCCACCATGGATGTCGTGGTGCCGCACACCCGCACGGTGGCCGACCTGCTGGAGGTGCTCGACGTGATCGTCGCCGACGACGCCGAGAGCCGGGGCGACTTCTGGCGCGTGCAACCCTGGGTGAGCATCCCGCGGGCGTCCGAGGTGCGCCCGGTGTCGTATCCGGCGCTGCTGCCCGATGACCGCGCGGATGCCGTGCTGGAGCTGGCCGGGCGGCGCATCGGCGTGCCGCGCATGTTTCTCGGCACCGATCCGGATGCCGGCGCCGGTGAGTCGCTCGGCGGGCCGCTCGGGCAGCGCATCGAGCCGCGGGACTCGGTGCTCGCCCTCTGGGAGCAGGCGCGCCGCGACCTGGAGGAGGCGGGCGCGACCGTCGTCGAGGTCGACTTCCCGGTGGTGTCGAACTACGAGGGCGACCGCGCCGGTGCCCCCACGATCGCCACCCGCGGCTTCGTGAGTCCCGAGTATCTGGCGCGCGAGCTGCTCGATCTTTCCGCCTGGGCGTGGGACGACTTCCTGCGCGCGAACGGCGATCCGGCGTTTCCGAGCCTCGCGGGGGTCGACGGTGCGCGCATCTTCCCGCACCCGGAGGGCGCGCTGCCCGACCGGCCCACCGGATCCGACGACGACATCGCCGCCTACCCCGAGTGGGTGCGGCGGCATCCGGGGGCCGGTTTCGACGACATGCCCGAGCTCGAAGCGGGGCTGCGGGGTCTCGAGCACACCCGCCGCGTCGACCTGGAGCAGTGGATGGACGCGCACCGCCTCGACGTGGTCGTGTTCCCGGCGGTGGCGGATGTCGGACCGGCCGACGCGGATGTGAACCCGGCGTCCGCGGACCTCGCCTGGCGCAATGGCGTGTGGGTGGCGAACGGGAATCTCGCCATCCGGCACCTGGGCATCCCCACCGTGACGGTGCCGATGGGGCTCATGGCCGACATCGGGATGCCGGTAGGGCTCACCTTCGCCGGTCGCGCCTACTCCGACACGGCGCTACTGCGCTTCGCGGCCGCCTTCGAGGCCCTCGCCCCGCGTCGCGTCCCGCCGTCCATGTAG